The Streptomyces sp. NBC_01775 genome includes a region encoding these proteins:
- a CDS encoding DUF5998 family protein has translation MAKTGTTTQGLREAIERSGYYPALVAEAVEASVGGEPVASYLVHQETTFDSNEVRRHVTVLVLTRTRFLVSHTDEQAADGTSPSPYATTSTESVKLERISSVVLSRVVANPESYTPGTLPREVVLTIGWGAVSRLDMEPATCGDPNCEADHGYTGSSTADDLSLRVSEAGDGPDTVRQTLAFAQALSEATAGTTRVGPPQ, from the coding sequence ATGGCGAAGACCGGTACGACGACCCAGGGGCTGCGCGAGGCGATCGAGCGTAGTGGCTATTACCCGGCCCTCGTGGCCGAGGCTGTGGAAGCCTCGGTGGGCGGGGAGCCCGTGGCCTCCTACCTCGTGCACCAGGAGACGACGTTCGATTCGAACGAGGTCCGTCGCCATGTCACGGTCCTCGTGCTGACCCGCACGCGCTTCCTGGTCAGTCACACCGACGAGCAGGCGGCCGACGGCACCTCGCCCTCGCCCTATGCCACCACCTCCACCGAGTCCGTGAAGCTGGAGCGCATCTCCTCGGTCGTGCTCTCCCGTGTCGTGGCCAACCCCGAGTCGTACACCCCCGGCACCCTGCCCCGCGAGGTCGTCCTGACCATCGGCTGGGGCGCCGTCTCCCGTCTCGACATGGAGCCCGCGACCTGCGGTGATCCCAACTGCGAGGCGGATCACGGCTATACGGGCTCCTCCACGGCCGACGACCTCTCGCTCCGCGTCAGCGAGGCGGGCGACGGACCCGACACCGTCCGTCAGACTCTCGCCTTCGCGCAGGCCCTCTCCGAGGCCACCGCGGGCACCACCCGTGTCGGGCCCCCGCAGTGA
- a CDS encoding alkaline phosphatase family protein encodes MTREGLPHPHPHPHRTAPRPPTAPLPDPGRHPHTASNGAVPYAAAYDDAPLDPRTAPVPRYGTGSLADLLPSIAAGLGVPGMTAAIPVRPADRACVFLVDGMGWEAIKAHPDEAPFLTSLLPTSGAGTGEPITSGFPSTTATSLASVGTGRVPGEHGLPGYTALDPATGRLMNQLRWQPWTDPHVWQPYPTVFQHADAAGVATCQVTAPHFEHTPLTKIALSGGTFLGRPSAEDRMDLAAERLSAGDRSLVYTYFAELDGNGHRYGMDSDAWRGQLMYVDRLAQRLAEQLPPRSALYITADHGMVDIPERPEARIDFDEDWELSAGVAQLGGEGRMRHVYAVPGAAGDVHAVWREVLADQAWVATREEALALGWFGPGVEPRVRGRLGDVIAAMRDDVAVVATRREPKESQLIGMHGSATAAEQLVPLLEVRT; translated from the coding sequence GTGACCCGAGAGGGTCTCCCGCACCCGCACCCGCACCCGCACCGCACGGCTCCGCGCCCGCCCACGGCTCCGCTCCCGGACCCCGGCAGACACCCCCACACCGCGTCGAACGGCGCTGTTCCGTATGCCGCCGCGTACGACGACGCCCCGCTCGACCCGCGCACGGCACCCGTCCCCCGCTACGGCACCGGCTCCCTTGCCGACCTGCTGCCCTCCATCGCCGCGGGCCTCGGTGTCCCCGGCATGACGGCGGCCATCCCCGTCCGGCCCGCCGACCGGGCCTGTGTCTTCCTGGTGGACGGCATGGGCTGGGAGGCGATCAAGGCCCACCCGGACGAGGCGCCGTTCCTCACCTCGCTGCTGCCGACTTCGGGCGCGGGCACGGGCGAGCCGATCACCTCGGGCTTCCCCTCCACCACGGCCACCTCACTCGCCTCCGTCGGCACGGGCCGAGTGCCGGGCGAGCACGGGCTGCCCGGATACACCGCGCTGGACCCGGCCACCGGCCGCCTGATGAACCAGCTGCGCTGGCAGCCGTGGACCGACCCGCACGTGTGGCAGCCGTACCCCACCGTCTTCCAGCACGCGGACGCGGCGGGCGTGGCCACCTGCCAGGTGACGGCCCCGCACTTCGAACACACCCCGCTCACCAAGATCGCCCTGTCCGGCGGCACGTTCCTGGGCCGCCCGTCCGCCGAGGACCGCATGGACCTGGCGGCCGAACGCCTGTCCGCCGGGGACCGCTCGCTCGTCTACACCTACTTCGCCGAGCTGGACGGCAACGGTCACCGCTACGGCATGGACTCGGACGCCTGGCGCGGTCAGCTGATGTACGTGGACCGGCTCGCGCAGCGGCTGGCCGAGCAGCTGCCGCCCCGCTCCGCGCTCTACATCACCGCGGATCACGGCATGGTCGACATTCCCGAGCGGCCCGAGGCCCGGATCGACTTCGACGAGGACTGGGAGCTGAGTGCGGGCGTCGCCCAGCTCGGCGGCGAGGGCCGGATGCGGCACGTCTACGCCGTACCGGGTGCCGCCGGCGATGTGCACGCCGTCTGGCGCGAGGTCCTGGCCGACCAGGCCTGGGTGGCCACCCGCGAAGAGGCCCTCGCGCTGGGTTGGTTCGGGCCGGGCGTCGAGCCCCGGGTGCGCGGCAGGCTCGGTGACGTCATCGCGGCGATGCGCGACGATGTCGCCGTGGTGGCCACCCGCCGTGAGCCCAAGGAGTCCCAGCTGATCGGGATGCACGGCTCGGCGACTGCCGCCGAACAGCTCGTTCCGCTTCTGGAGGTCCGCACCTGA
- a CDS encoding sulfurtransferase, with protein sequence MTPIISVPELAGDITAGSAPVLLDVRYKPGDPPGLPAYRKGHLPGAVYIDLESELAGPPQPGTGRHPLPPVEVFGAAMRRAGVSADRPVVVYDGGGMGGGWAAARCWWMLRWAGHPDVRVLDGGLEAWQAATAPGQEARGSEGGALPLSTDIPEPAEGDFRPSPGGLPMLDADEAASLARRGLLMDARAAERYRGEVEPLDPVAGHIPGAVSAPTTENVTDAGTFRSREALAGRFEALGAGPETEVGVYCGSGVSAAHEVLALAIAGIDAALYVGSWSEWTADGSRPVATGAERG encoded by the coding sequence ATGACTCCCATCATCTCCGTACCCGAACTCGCGGGCGACATCACGGCGGGCTCCGCCCCCGTCCTGCTCGACGTGCGTTACAAGCCAGGTGATCCGCCCGGACTGCCCGCCTATCGCAAGGGCCATCTGCCGGGCGCCGTTTACATCGACCTGGAGAGCGAACTGGCGGGCCCTCCGCAGCCCGGTACGGGCCGCCACCCGCTGCCGCCGGTCGAGGTGTTCGGCGCGGCCATGCGCCGCGCCGGAGTCTCGGCCGACCGCCCCGTGGTCGTCTACGACGGCGGGGGCATGGGCGGCGGCTGGGCCGCCGCGCGCTGCTGGTGGATGCTGCGCTGGGCCGGGCATCCGGACGTACGGGTCCTGGACGGCGGTCTGGAGGCGTGGCAGGCCGCGACAGCCCCGGGCCAGGAGGCGCGGGGGAGCGAGGGCGGCGCGCTGCCGCTCAGCACCGATATCCCCGAGCCCGCCGAGGGCGACTTCCGCCCCTCGCCCGGCGGGCTGCCGATGCTGGACGCCGATGAGGCGGCCTCCCTGGCCCGGCGCGGACTGCTGATGGACGCCCGCGCCGCCGAGCGCTACCGGGGCGAGGTGGAGCCGCTCGACCCGGTGGCCGGGCACATCCCGGGCGCCGTCTCGGCCCCGACGACGGAGAACGTCACGGACGCCGGGACCTTTCGCTCCCGGGAGGCGCTCGCCGGCCGCTTCGAGGCGCTGGGAGCAGGGCCCGAGACGGAAGTCGGGGTCTACTGCGGCTCCGGCGTCTCCGCGGCGCACGAGGTGCTGGCGCTGGCCATCGCCGGTATCGACGCCGCGCTCTACGTCGGGTCCTGGAGCGAGTGGACGGCCGACGGCTCCCGCCCGGTGGCCACCGGAGCCGAGCGCGGCTGA
- a CDS encoding D-arabinono-1,4-lactone oxidase: protein MGVQPTSSRAATWRNWAGNVTASPARTVSPSTTEGLAEVVRRAAADGLKVKAAGTGHSFTAAAVTDGVLIRPDRLTGVRSVDRAAGSVTVAAGTPMKVLNAALAARGLSLTNMGDIMEQTVSGAVSTGTHGTGRESASIAAQVKGLELVLADGSVQRCSAEGTEEERAVFAAARLGLGALGVITELTFGVEPEFLLTAREEPMPFDRVTSEFDQLVTENEHFEFYWFPHTDGCNTKRNNRSAGPARPLPRVRGWVDDELLSNGVFQAACSLGKAVPATVPGVTRVSSRALSARTYTDIPYRVFTSPRRVRFVEMEYAVPRTALVEALRELKAMVERSRLRVSFPVEVRTAPADDIPLSTASGRETAYVAVHMYRGTPHEDYFSAVERIMTAHAGRPHWGKLHSRDAEYLSGVYPRFDEFTALRDRLDPDRVFGNAYLRRVLGD from the coding sequence ATGGGCGTGCAGCCGACGAGCAGCCGGGCAGCAACGTGGCGTAACTGGGCGGGCAATGTGACGGCCTCCCCGGCCCGTACGGTCTCCCCCTCGACCACGGAGGGCCTCGCCGAGGTGGTGCGCCGCGCAGCCGCGGACGGGCTGAAGGTCAAGGCGGCGGGCACGGGCCACTCGTTCACGGCGGCGGCCGTCACGGACGGGGTGCTCATACGCCCCGACCGCCTGACGGGGGTCCGCTCGGTCGACCGTGCGGCGGGCTCGGTCACCGTCGCGGCCGGCACTCCGATGAAGGTCTTGAACGCCGCACTGGCCGCGCGGGGCCTGTCGCTGACGAACATGGGCGACATCATGGAGCAGACCGTCTCCGGGGCGGTCAGCACCGGCACCCATGGCACGGGCCGCGAGTCCGCCTCCATAGCGGCCCAGGTCAAGGGCCTGGAGCTGGTGCTGGCCGACGGCTCCGTCCAGCGGTGCTCGGCGGAGGGGACCGAGGAGGAGCGGGCGGTGTTCGCCGCCGCCCGGCTGGGTCTGGGCGCGCTGGGCGTCATCACGGAGCTCACCTTCGGCGTCGAGCCCGAGTTCCTGCTCACCGCGCGCGAGGAGCCGATGCCCTTCGACCGGGTCACCAGCGAGTTCGATCAACTGGTGACCGAGAACGAGCATTTCGAGTTCTACTGGTTCCCGCACACCGACGGCTGCAACACCAAGCGCAACAACCGCAGCGCAGGCCCGGCCCGCCCACTGCCCCGCGTACGCGGCTGGGTCGACGACGAGTTGCTGTCCAACGGCGTCTTCCAGGCCGCCTGCTCCCTGGGCAAGGCCGTGCCCGCGACGGTGCCCGGTGTCACCCGCGTGTCCAGCCGCGCCCTGTCGGCCCGTACGTACACCGACATCCCCTACCGGGTCTTCACCAGTCCCCGTCGGGTGCGCTTCGTGGAGATGGAGTACGCCGTCCCCCGCACGGCCCTGGTGGAGGCGCTGCGGGAGCTGAAGGCAATGGTGGAGCGGTCGCGCCTGCGGGTGAGCTTCCCGGTTGAGGTGCGCACGGCGCCCGCCGACGACATCCCGCTGTCCACGGCGAGCGGGCGCGAGACGGCGTATGTGGCGGTGCACATGTACCGGGGCACGCCCCACGAGGACTACTTCAGCGCGGTGGAGCGGATCATGACAGCGCACGCGGGCCGCCCGCACTGGGGAAAGCTGCACAGCCGGGACGCGGAGTACCTGTCCGGGGTGTACCCGCGCTTCGACGAGTTCACGGCGCTGCGCGACCGGCTCGACCCGGACCGGGTCTTCGGCAACGCCTACCTGCGGCGGGTACTGGGCGACTGA
- a CDS encoding VOC family protein, giving the protein MTEQATRLRHTPGSPAWASLMAHGLDAGKEFYGELFGWEFRAGPQQLGPYVRAVAHGHEVAGLGRKAGGRQLPVAWLPYMATDDADETAARLREYGGTVAVGPLDAETAGRMAIASDPHGAVFGVWQDAHYPGLGTAPVGTSGAPVWFELVTKETTTVVKFYQSVFGYEAHAVEGPGFDYLTLYAEGVPVAGILGVGESLPRDRGPHWRTYFAVDDPDAAARRATELGGHVVREPSDSPYGRVATVADLEGAHFSVIRPAEADR; this is encoded by the coding sequence ATGACCGAGCAAGCGACTCGGCTACGTCACACACCCGGCTCGCCCGCCTGGGCGAGCCTCATGGCGCATGGGCTGGACGCCGGCAAGGAGTTCTACGGGGAGTTGTTCGGCTGGGAGTTCCGCGCCGGCCCCCAGCAGTTGGGCCCGTATGTGCGCGCTGTCGCACACGGCCACGAGGTCGCCGGGCTGGGCAGGAAGGCGGGCGGCAGGCAACTCCCCGTCGCCTGGCTGCCGTACATGGCCACCGACGACGCCGACGAGACGGCCGCCCGGCTTCGCGAGTACGGCGGGACGGTGGCTGTAGGGCCTCTGGACGCGGAGACGGCGGGGCGTATGGCGATCGCCTCCGACCCGCACGGTGCGGTCTTCGGAGTGTGGCAGGACGCCCACTACCCGGGCCTGGGCACCGCTCCGGTGGGAACGTCGGGCGCCCCGGTCTGGTTCGAACTGGTCACCAAAGAGACGACGACGGTGGTGAAGTTCTACCAGTCGGTGTTCGGCTACGAGGCACACGCCGTGGAGGGGCCGGGCTTCGACTATCTGACCCTCTACGCGGAGGGGGTACCCGTGGCGGGGATCTTGGGGGTCGGTGAATCGCTGCCCCGTGACCGGGGGCCGCACTGGCGCACCTACTTCGCGGTGGACGACCCCGATGCCGCGGCGCGGCGCGCCACCGAGCTGGGCGGGCACGTGGTGCGCGAGCCTTCCGACTCACCCTACGGAAGGGTGGCGACCGTCGCGGACCTGGAGGGTGCGCACTTCAGTGTGATCCGGCCGGCCGAAGCGGATCGCTGA
- the sepH gene encoding septation protein SepH, which yields MPELRVVAVSNDGTRLVLKAADSTEYTLPIDERLRAAVRNDRARLGQIEIEVESHLRPRDIQARIRSGASAEEVASLAGIPVDRVRRFEGPVLAERAFMAERARKTPVRRPGENAGPQLGEAVSERLLLRGADKESVHWDSWRRDDGTWEVLLAYRVAAQPHSATWTYDPPRRLVQAVDDEARALIGETDDTPEPSFPFVPRIARLPRDRGERERTGRPELEPAGLSPAPGDEDDRMRGDGSGEPDSLTSLLEAVPSFRGDMVVPDPKPQPAPAAEAETAAAPVEQEEAESASGEPEEEQEAIEPPAPAASAGSAYADVLMPRSVGAHRDRLKGNTDRQAEADGVRPGRRAAVPSWDEIVFGTRRKKD from the coding sequence ATGCCCGAACTGCGTGTCGTGGCCGTCAGCAACGACGGCACACGACTGGTGCTCAAAGCTGCCGACAGCACGGAATACACGCTTCCGATCGACGAGCGTCTCCGCGCCGCTGTCCGGAACGACCGCGCGCGGCTGGGCCAGATCGAGATCGAAGTGGAAAGCCACCTGCGGCCTCGCGACATCCAGGCGCGTATAAGGTCCGGTGCCTCCGCCGAGGAGGTCGCCTCTCTCGCGGGCATCCCGGTCGACCGCGTACGCCGCTTCGAGGGCCCCGTGCTCGCCGAGCGCGCCTTCATGGCCGAGCGCGCCCGCAAGACGCCGGTGCGCCGCCCCGGTGAGAACGCCGGGCCGCAGCTCGGTGAAGCCGTCAGCGAGCGGCTGCTGCTGCGCGGCGCCGACAAGGAGTCGGTGCACTGGGACTCGTGGCGCCGGGACGACGGCACCTGGGAGGTGCTGCTCGCCTACCGCGTCGCCGCCCAGCCGCACTCGGCGACCTGGACCTACGACCCGCCACGCCGTCTGGTGCAGGCGGTGGACGACGAGGCCAGGGCGCTGATCGGCGAGACCGACGACACTCCGGAGCCCAGCTTCCCGTTCGTCCCCCGTATCGCGCGGCTGCCGCGCGACCGGGGCGAGCGCGAACGCACCGGGCGGCCCGAGCTGGAGCCCGCGGGACTTTCGCCCGCTCCCGGCGACGAGGACGACCGGATGCGCGGCGACGGCAGCGGCGAGCCGGATTCCCTCACCAGCCTGCTGGAGGCCGTGCCGAGCTTCCGCGGCGACATGGTCGTCCCCGACCCGAAGCCGCAGCCTGCCCCGGCCGCCGAGGCGGAGACCGCCGCGGCCCCCGTGGAGCAGGAGGAGGCCGAGTCGGCGAGCGGCGAGCCGGAGGAGGAGCAGGAGGCCATCGAGCCGCCGGCCCCGGCAGCCAGCGCGGGTTCCGCGTACGCCGATGTGCTCATGCCCCGCTCGGTCGGCGCGCACCGCGACCGGCTCAAGGGCAACACCGACCGCCAGGCGGAGGCGGACGGCGTCCGCCCGGGGCGGCGCGCTGCGGTGCCGAGCTGGGACGAGATCGTCTTCGGCACCCGCCGGAAGAAGGACTAA
- a CDS encoding thymidine kinase, with the protein MPELVFFSGTMDCGKSTLALQIEHNRSARGLQGMIFTRDDRAGQGRLSSRLGLVAEAVEVAEDLNFQAHLVRHLTAGGRTDYVIVDEAQFLSPDQVEQLARVVDELGIDVFAFGIATDFRTRLFPGSQRLMELADRMETLQVEALCWCGSRATHNARTVGGRMVVEGAQVVVGDVGEPSGEVGYEVLCRRHHRRRLTAASAGAGALSPDVLPVDMPQPPAAPPASGRGTVRHQATGLSDPLRPAGSH; encoded by the coding sequence ATGCCAGAGCTGGTGTTCTTCTCCGGAACGATGGACTGCGGAAAGAGCACGCTCGCGCTACAGATCGAGCACAACCGCTCGGCCCGCGGCCTCCAGGGCATGATCTTCACCCGCGACGACCGGGCGGGCCAAGGCCGGCTCTCCTCCCGGCTCGGGCTGGTCGCCGAGGCCGTCGAGGTGGCCGAGGACCTCAACTTCCAGGCCCACCTGGTCCGTCACCTCACCGCGGGCGGACGCACCGACTACGTGATCGTGGACGAGGCCCAGTTCCTCTCGCCCGACCAGGTCGAACAGCTGGCCAGGGTCGTCGACGAACTGGGCATCGACGTCTTCGCGTTCGGCATCGCCACCGACTTCCGCACCCGCCTCTTCCCCGGCTCCCAGCGGCTGATGGAGCTGGCGGACCGCATGGAGACCCTCCAGGTCGAGGCGCTTTGCTGGTGCGGGTCCCGCGCCACGCACAACGCGCGTACGGTCGGTGGCCGCATGGTCGTCGAGGGCGCGCAGGTCGTCGTCGGCGATGTGGGGGAGCCCAGCGGCGAGGTGGGGTACGAGGTGCTGTGCAGGCGCCATCACCGGCGGCGGCTGACCGCGGCCTCGGCGGGCGCCGGCGCGCTGTCTCCCGACGTGCTGCCGGTCGACATGCCCCAGCCGCCCGCCGCGCCTCCCGCATCCGGACGCGGGACGGTCCGGCATCAGGCTACGGGGCTCAGCGATCCGCTTCGGCCGGCCGGATCACACTGA
- a CDS encoding ferrochelatase, with product MSDALPPDRSGPAPDSVQTPYDALLLLSFGGPEGPDDVVPFLENVTRGRGIPRERLEEVGQHYYLFGGVSPINAQNRALLDALRKDFAGHGLGLPVYWGNRNWAPYLTDTLREMTRDGRRRVLVLATSAYASYSGCRQYRENLAESLATLEAEGLRPPRVDKLRHYFNHPGFVEPMTEGVLASLADLPQEARAGAHLAFTTHSIPVAAADTSGPVEAHGNGGAYVAQHLDVAALIAEAVRERTGTAHPWSLVYQSRSGPPQVPWLEPDICDHLEDLHKQGAPGAVMVPIGFVSDHMEVLYDLDTEATAKASELGLPVRRSPTVGSDPRFAAAVRDLVLERAAAERAEHPARCALGALGPSHDVCPVGCCPARAPKPAAAGADHPHQ from the coding sequence ATGTCCGACGCACTCCCCCCCGATCGCTCCGGCCCCGCGCCGGACTCCGTCCAGACGCCCTACGACGCGCTCCTGCTGCTGTCCTTCGGCGGTCCAGAAGGGCCGGACGACGTCGTTCCGTTCCTGGAGAACGTGACCAGGGGGAGGGGAATCCCGCGAGAACGCCTGGAAGAGGTGGGGCAGCACTACTACCTCTTCGGCGGGGTCAGTCCGATCAACGCGCAGAACCGCGCGCTGCTGGACGCCCTCCGTAAGGACTTCGCCGGGCACGGCCTCGGCCTGCCGGTCTACTGGGGCAACCGCAACTGGGCGCCCTATCTCACTGACACCCTGCGCGAGATGACCCGCGACGGCCGCCGCCGCGTCCTCGTGCTGGCCACCAGCGCCTACGCCTCCTATTCCGGCTGCCGGCAGTACCGCGAGAACCTGGCCGAGTCGCTGGCCACGCTGGAGGCCGAGGGGCTGCGCCCGCCTCGCGTGGACAAGCTGCGGCACTACTTCAACCATCCGGGCTTCGTCGAGCCCATGACCGAGGGCGTACTCGCCTCGCTGGCCGACCTCCCCCAAGAGGCCCGCGCGGGCGCCCACCTGGCCTTCACCACCCATTCCATCCCCGTGGCCGCGGCCGACACCTCGGGCCCCGTCGAGGCGCACGGCAACGGCGGAGCCTATGTCGCCCAGCATCTGGACGTGGCCGCGCTGATCGCCGAGGCGGTACGCGAGCGCACCGGCACGGCCCACCCCTGGAGCCTCGTCTACCAGTCGCGCAGCGGCCCGCCCCAGGTGCCGTGGCTGGAGCCCGACATCTGCGACCACCTGGAGGACCTGCACAAGCAGGGCGCGCCGGGCGCCGTGATGGTGCCCATCGGCTTCGTCTCCGACCACATGGAAGTCCTCTACGACCTGGACACCGAGGCGACCGCCAAGGCATCCGAGCTGGGCCTGCCGGTGCGCCGCTCGCCGACCGTCGGCTCCGATCCGCGCTTCGCCGCCGCCGTGCGGGACCTGGTGCTGGAGCGGGCCGCCGCCGAGCGGGCCGAGCACCCCGCCCGTTGTGCCCTGGGCGCCCTGGGACCCAGCCACGACGTGTGTCCCGTCGGCTGCTGCCCCGCGCGGGCACCGAAGCCGGCTGCGGCCGGCGCCGACCACCCCCACCAGTGA
- a CDS encoding MFS transporter — MASPYRAIFAAPGSRTFSSAGFLGRLPLSMMGISVVTMVSQLTGRYGLAGALSATVALSSAVFSPQISRLVDRHGQRRVIRPTALITVTAVGGLVAAARGGAPDPLLFLFAAGAGSMPSVGSMVRARWAHLYREEPRLLHSAFAFESVVDESCFVFGPILAIGLSTAWFPEAGPLLAAGFLLVGVLWLSAQRATEPVPHPREQHSGGSALRTPGLQVLVAAFAFTGAIFGSVDVATVAFAEERGHKALASVTLAVYALGSVLAGAVFGLLRPAGPPARRWLVGVCAMAVSMIPLQLVGNLPSPAVALFIAGMTIAPTMVTTMALVEQLVPRAKLTEGMTWTSTGLAVGVALGSSAAGWAVDSLGAGRAYGVPAAAGALAALVAFLGYRRLSPRPVPRREGTVEDGRAADEQPGSNVA, encoded by the coding sequence TTGGCCAGTCCTTACCGCGCGATCTTCGCCGCACCCGGAAGCAGAACCTTCTCGTCCGCCGGATTCCTCGGCCGTCTGCCGCTGTCCATGATGGGCATCAGCGTCGTCACGATGGTCTCCCAGCTCACGGGGCGCTACGGGCTGGCGGGCGCGCTCTCGGCCACCGTCGCGCTGTCCTCGGCGGTCTTCAGCCCGCAGATATCGCGACTCGTGGACCGCCACGGGCAGCGGCGGGTGATACGCCCCACCGCGCTGATCACGGTGACCGCGGTGGGCGGGCTGGTGGCGGCGGCGCGGGGCGGTGCGCCCGATCCGCTGCTGTTCCTGTTCGCGGCGGGCGCGGGCAGCATGCCGAGCGTCGGGTCGATGGTCAGGGCACGCTGGGCGCACCTCTACCGCGAGGAGCCTCGGCTGCTCCACTCTGCCTTCGCCTTCGAGTCGGTCGTCGACGAGTCCTGCTTCGTGTTCGGGCCGATCCTGGCCATCGGGCTGTCCACCGCGTGGTTCCCCGAGGCAGGCCCTCTGCTGGCGGCCGGATTCCTGCTCGTGGGCGTCCTGTGGCTGAGCGCCCAGCGCGCGACCGAGCCCGTGCCGCACCCGCGTGAGCAGCACAGTGGCGGCTCGGCGCTGCGCACCCCCGGTCTCCAGGTCCTGGTGGCGGCGTTCGCGTTCACCGGCGCGATCTTCGGCTCGGTCGACGTGGCGACCGTGGCCTTCGCCGAGGAGCGGGGCCACAAGGCGCTGGCCAGCGTGACGCTCGCGGTCTATGCGCTGGGCTCGGTGCTGGCGGGCGCCGTCTTCGGACTGCTGCGCCCGGCCGGACCGCCCGCGCGCAGATGGCTGGTGGGTGTCTGCGCGATGGCCGTGAGTATGATCCCTCTCCAACTGGTGGGGAACCTGCCGTCCCCGGCCGTGGCGCTCTTCATCGCGGGCATGACCATTGCCCCGACGATGGTCACCACGATGGCCCTCGTCGAACAGCTCGTCCCGCGCGCGAAGCTGACCGAGGGCATGACATGGACCAGCACGGGGCTGGCGGTCGGGGTGGCGCTGGGGTCGTCGGCCGCCGGCTGGGCGGTCGACTCTCTCGGCGCGGGCCGTGCCTACGGTGTGCCCGCTGCGGCGGGGGCGCTGGCGGCCCTGGTGGCGTTCCTCGGCTACCGCCGGCTGAGCCCTCGGCCGGTGCCGCGGCGAGAGGGGACGGTCGAGGATGGGCGTGCAGCCGACGAGCAGCCGGGCAGCAACGTGGCGTAA